A part of Procambarus clarkii isolate CNS0578487 chromosome 21, FALCON_Pclarkii_2.0, whole genome shotgun sequence genomic DNA contains:
- the LOC123748247 gene encoding uncharacterized protein: protein MASAGDAGAARPQDNITEAHVKAALTADKGNEADFVSWSVKDFTNKGDNYATIVTSVNVKFLLAGKEQTTSYVVKLNPKRAVEVGMSEFFSAIFKKESEFFLDILPLLNGELTVRGLHSLRVAKWFYTSLEIEKEMIFLEDLRSRGFIMFDCKKGMDVAHTTLVLKELARFHAASLLLKATAPEQDLADRFTLIKVDWISFPDTTKQLYNDMCIGPMAAGEEILRDIEGYEVAAQWLAKHKNNFADLLLRQLVRNPKFDVICHGDCWNNNLLFRYNKDGDPVEVMLLDLQLNRVASPATDLNYLLYTSLHGNDRKANWRDFLSSYYDTFQGVMEAGGIDMPFTLEELHQEVRDKMEYGLLFGTMSVTIQLGKAEDFPDMINMKEEDVPKMFEKFRQKTIKMMENNKIFRSRFLATFVDLIQP from the exons A TGGCGAGTGCAGGagacgcaggagctgccagaccgCAGGACAACATAACTGaggctcacgtgaaggcagcgctGACGGCGGACAAGGGCAATGAGGCCGACTTCGTCTCGTGGAGCGTTAAGGACTTTACTAACAAGGGCGACAACTACGCCACCATCGTCACCAGCGTCAATGTCAAGTTCTTGTTGGCAGGGAAGGAGCAAACTACCTCTTACGTTGTCAAACTCAATCCTAAGCGAGCTGTTGAAGTCGGCATGTCAGAATTTTTTTCAGCAATATTTAAGAAAGAATCAGAATTTTTCCTGGACATTCTTCCTCTACTGAACGGTGAGCTGACGGTCCGTGGTCTTCATAGCTTAAGAGTAGCGAAGTGGTTTTACACATcattagaaatagaaaaagagatgaTTTTCCTGGAGGACCTCCGCTCACGTGGGTTTATAATGTTTGACTGCAAGAAGGGAATGGACGTGGCCCACACCACCCTCGTCCTGAAGGAGCTGGCCAGATTCCACGCCGCCTCCCTCCTGCTGAAGGCCACGGCACCAGAGCAAGACCTGGCAGACAGGTTCACACTTATTAAAGTTGACTGGATTAGTTTCCCAGATACTACTAAACAATTATATAATGATATGTGTATTGGCCCAATGGCGGCCGGTGAGGAGATACTGCGTGATATAGAAGGCTACGAGGTAGCAGCACAGTGGCTGGCCAAACACAAGAACAATTTTGCTGATCTTTTACTTCGCCAGCTGGTCAGAAATCCCAAGTTCGACGTCATATGCCATGGTGACTGCTGGAACAACAATTTACTCTTCAG gtacaacaaggaTGGTGACCCCGTTGAGGTGAtgctccttgacctccaactgaaCCGTGTGGCCTCCCCGGCCACCGACCTCAACTACCTCCTCTACACCAGCCTCCACGGCAACGACAGGAAGGCCAACTGGCGGGACTTCCTCTCCTCCTACTACGACACCTTCCAGGGTGTGATGGAGGCCGGGGGGATTGACATGCCCTTCACCCTGGAGGAGCTCCATCAGGAGGTCAGAGACAAGATGGAATACGGTCTGCTCTTCGGTACAATGTCGGTAACGATTCAATTGGGCAAAGCTGAAGATTTTCCTGATATGATCAACATGAAGGAAGAAGATGTCCCGAAGATGTTCGAAAAATTTCGTCAgaaaacaataaaaatgatggaaaataATAAAATCTTTCGATCTCGGTTCCTTGCTACTTTTGTCGACCTGATTCAGCCGTAA
- the LOC123748242 gene encoding uncharacterized protein — MASAGDAEAARPQENITEAHVKAALTADKGSEADLVSWSVKDFTNKGDNYATVVTSVSVKFSLAGQEQTTSYAVKLNPNRAVELGMSDFLSAIFKKESEFFQDILPLLNAELTVNGRQGLRVAKWFYTSFEKDKEMIFLEDLRLRGFKMLDSKKGMDLAHATLVLQELGKLHAASLLLKATAPEQDLADRFTHIKVDWMSFPDIAKKMFNDMFSGPMAAGEEMLRDIEGYEVAAQWLAKHNNNFADILLRHLDRNPKFDVICHGDCWNNNLLFRYNEDGDPVEVMLLDLQLNRVASPATDLNYLLYTGLHGDIRKANWRDLLSFYYDTFRGVMEAGGRDMPFTLEELHQEYRDKMDYGLLFATMSVTIQMGKAEDSPDIINIKEEDVPKMFEDSRQNTIKMMENNQIFRSRFLAVFVDLIQP, encoded by the exons A TGGCGAGTGCAGGAGACGCAGAAGCTGCCAGACCGCAGGAGAACATAACAGAGGCTCACGTGAAGGCGGCACTGACGGCGGACAAGGGCAGCGAGGCCGACCTCGTCTCTTGGAGCGTTAAGGACTTTACAAACAAGGGCGACAACTACGCCACCGTCGTCACCAGCGTCAGTGTAAAGTTCTCCCTGGCAGGGCAGGAGCAGACTACCTCTTATGCGGTCAAACTCAATCCTAACCGAGCTGTTGAACTCGGCATGTCAGATTTTTTATCAGCAATATTCAAGAAAGAATCAGAATTTTTCCAAGACATACTTCCTCTACTAAACGCTGAGCTGACGGTCAATGGTCGTCAAGGTTTAAGAGTAGCGAAGTGGTTTTACACATCATTTGAAAAAGACAAAGAAATGATTTTCCTGGAGGACCTCCGCTTACGTGGGTTTAAAATGTTGGACAGCAAGAAGGGAATGGACTTGGCCCACGCCACCCTCGTCCTGCAGGAGCTGGGCAAACTCCACGCCGCCTCCCTTCTGCTGAAGGCCACGGCACCTGAGCAAGACCTGGCAGACAGGTTCACACATATTAAAGTTGACTGGATGAGTTTCCCAGATATTGCTAAAAAAATGTTTAATGATATGTTTTCTGGCCCCATGGCGGCGGGTGAGGAGATGCTGCGTGATATAGAAGGCTACGAGGTAGCAGCACAGTGGCTGGCGAAACACAACAACAATTTCGCTGATATTCTCCTGCGCCACCTAGACAGAAATCCCAAGTTTGACGTCATATGCCATGGTGACTGCTGGAACAACAATTTACTCTTCAG GTACAACGAGGATGGTGACCCCGTTGAGGTGAtgctccttgacctccaactgaaTCGTGTAGCCTCCCCGGCCACCGACCTCAACTACCTCCTCTACACCGGCCTCCATGGAGACATCAGGAAGGCCAACTGGCGGGACTTGCTTTCCTTCTACTACGACACCTTCCGGGGTGTGATGGAGGCCGGGGGGAGGGACATGCCCTTCACCCTGGAGGAGCTCCATCAGGAGTATAGAGACAAGATGGATTACGGTCTGCTCTTCGCTACAATGTCGGTAACGATTCAGATGGGCAAGGCTGAAGATTCACCTGATATAATCAACATAAAGGAAGAAGATGTCCCGAAGATGTTCGAAGATAGTCGTCAGaacacaataaaaatgatggaaaataATCAAATCTTTCGATCTCGGTTCCTTGCTGTCTTTGTCGACCTGATTCAGCCGTAA
- the LOC123748236 gene encoding uncharacterized protein yields the protein MASAGDAGAARPQDNITNAYVKAALTADKGSEADLVSWSVKDFTLKGDNYATIVTSVSVKFSLAGRESTSSYVIKLKPQMPPGEVLSAFFAAIFKKEAEFFQEILPLLNAELTTLGLDCLRIAKWFYTSLKKDEEMIFLEDLRSLGFKMLDCKKGMDVAHATLVLQELARLHAASLLLKATAPEQDLADRFTHIKVDFMSFPENVKKHFSDMISTYMQCSSELLHNKEGYEGAEQWLDKYKTNCMDLLELQLARNSKFDVLCHGDCWINNTLFRYNEDGVPVEVMLLDLQLSRVASPATDLNYLLYTGLHGNDRKANWRDFLSSYYDTFRGVMEAGGRNMPFTLEELHQEYRDKMEYGIIFATFFLPVLQGEREDAPDVINMKKENMPNLLEQTRQVTSNMMENNPDFRSRFLALFDDLNHREPRCH from the exons A TGGCGAGTGCAGGagacgcaggagctgccagaccgCAGGACAACATAACAAATGCTTACGTGAAGGCGGCGCTGACGGCGGACAAGGGCAGCGAGGCCGACCTCGTCTCCTGGAGCGTTAAAGACTTTACCCTCAAAGGCGACAACTACGCCACCATCGTCACCAGCGTCAGCGTCAAGTTCTCACTGGCAGGGAGGGAGTCGACGTCCTCCTATGTGATTAAACTCAAACCCCAAATGCCTCCTGGTGAAGTTTTATCCGCGTTTTTTGCAGCAATTTTTAAGAAAGAAGCAGAATTTTTCCAGGAAATCCTTCCACTACTCAACGCTGAACTAACGACGCTAGGACTCGACTGTTTACGGATAGCGAAATGGTTCTACACTTCATTAAAAAAGGACGAAGAGATGATTTTCCTGGAGGACCTCCGCTCACTTGGGTTTAAAATGCTGGACTGCAAGAAGGGAATGGACGTGGCCCACGCCACCCTCGTCCTGCAGGAGCTGGCCAGACTCCATGCCGCCTCCCTCCTGCTGAAGGCCACGGCACCCGAACAAGACCTGGCAGACAGGTTCACACACATTAAAGTTGACTTTATGAGTTTCCCGGAAAACGTTAAAAAACATTTCAGTGATATGATTTCTACCTATATGCAGTGTAGTAGTGAATTATTACACAACAAGGAAGGCTATGAGGGAGCAGAGCAGTGGCTCGACAAATATAAGACCAATTGCATGGATCTTCTTGAGCTCCAGCTCGCTAGAAATTCCAAGTTCGACGTCTTATGCCATGGAGACTGCTGGATCAACAATACGCTCTTCAG GTATAACGAGGACGGTGTTCCCGTTGAGGTGATGCTCCTTGACCTCCAGTTGAGCCGTGTGGCCTCCCCGGCCACCGACCTCAACTACCTCCTCTACACCGGCCTCCACGGCAATGACAGGAAGGCCAACTGGCGAGACTTCCTCTCCTCCTACTACGACACCTTCCGGGGTGTGATGGAGGCCGGTGGAAGGAACATGCCTTTCACCCTGGAGGAGCTCCATCAGGAGTACAGAGACAAGATGGAATACGGAATCATCTTCGCTACATTTTTTCTACCGGTGTTACAAGGCGAGAGGGAAGATGCGCCTGATGTAATCAACATGAAGAAAGAAAATATGCCAAACTTACTGGAACAGACACGACAAGTTACTAGTAATATGATGGAAAATAATCCAGATTTTCGATCTCGGTTCCTCGCCCTGTTTGATGACCTGAATCATCGGGAGCCAAGATGTCACTAG
- the LOC123748237 gene encoding uncharacterized protein has translation MASVGEARAASPLDNITEAHVKTALTADKGSEADLVSWSIIDFTKEGDNFATIVTSVSVTFSLAGKESKTSYVIKLKPPLPPGEVLSAFFSSIFKKEAEFFREILPLLNAELTTRGLGCLRMAKWFYTSLNKDEEMIFLEDLRSRGFKTFDRKKGMDVAHATLVLQELAKLHAASLLLKATAPEQDLADRFTHIKVDWMNFPENVKKHFNCMFSTYFMCSSELLHNMEGYEVAKQWLARHKNNSIDLLELQLVRNSKFDVLCHGDCWINNVLFRYNEDGDPVEVMLLDLQWSRVASPATDLNFLLYTSLHGNDRKANWRDLLSSYYDTFRGVMKAGERNMPFTLEELHQEYRDKMEYGIIYSTTLLAFSLGEREDAPDIINMKEDDMPNLLEQTRHVTSNMMENNQDYRSRFFALFDDLNHREPRCHSIV, from the exons A TGGCGAGTGTAGGAGAGGCAAGAGCTGCCAGTCCGCTGGACAACATAACAGAGGCTCATGTGAAGACGGCGCTGACGGCGGACAAGGGCAGCGAGGCCGACCTCGTATCTTGGAGCATTATAGACTTCACTAAAGAGGGCGACAACTTCGCCACCATCGTTACCAGCGTCAGCGTCACGTTCTCACTGGCAGGGAAGGAGTCGAAGACCTCCTATGTGATTAAACTCAAACCTCCATTGCCTCCTGGTGAAGTTTTATCCGCGTTTTTTTCCTCAATTTTCAAGAAAGAAGCAGAATTTTTCCGGGAAATCCTTCCACTGCTCAACGCTGAACTAACGACCCGAGGGCTCGGTTGTTTACGGATGGCAAAGTGGTTCTACACGTCATTAAACAAGGATGAAGAGATGATTTTCCTAGAGGACCTCCGCTCACGTGGGTTTAAAACGTTTGACCGCAAGAAGGGAATGGACGTGGCCCACGCCACCCTCGTCCTGCAGGAGCTGGCCAAACTCCATGCAGCCTCCCTCCTGCTGAAGGCCACGGCACCCGAGCAAGACCTGGCTGACAGGTTCACACACATTAAAGTTGACTGGATGAACTTCCCGGAAAACGTTAAAAAACATTTCAATTGTATGTTTTCTACCTATTTTATGTGTAGTAGTGAGTTGTTACACAACATGGAAGGCTATGAGGTAGCAAAACAGTGGCTCGCCAGACACAAGAACAACAGTATTGATCTTCTCGAGCTGCAGCTGGTTAGAAATTCCAAGTTCGACGTCTTATGCCATGGTGACTGCTGGATCAACAATGTGCTCTTCAG GTACAACGAGGACGGTGATCCCGTTGAGGTGATGCTCCTTGACCTCCAGTGGAGCCGTGTGGCCTCCCCGGCCACCGACCTCAACTTCCTCCTCTACACCAGCCTCCACGGCAACGACAGGAAGGCCAACTGGCGGGACTTGCTCTCCTCCTACTACGACACCTTCCGGGGTGTGATGAAGGCCGGCGAAAGGAACATGCCTTTCACCCTGGAGGAGCTCCACCAGGAGTATAGAGACAAGATGGAATATGGGATTATCTACTCTACAACTCTTCTAGCGTTTTCACTAGGCGAGAGGGAAGATGCGCCTGATATTATCAACATGAAAGAAGATGACATGCCAAACTTACTGGAACAGACTCGACATGTTACTAGTAATATGATGGAAAATAATCAGGATTATCGATCTCGGTTCTTCGCCCTGTTTGATGACCTGAATCATCGGGAGCCAAGATGTCATAGCATTGTTTAG
- the LOC123748235 gene encoding uncharacterized kinase-like protein D1044.1 has translation MASAGGSGAVRPQDNITEAHVKAALTADKGSEADLVSWSVKDFTHKGDNYITIVTSVSVKFTLAGRESTSSYVIKLKPQMPPGEVLSEFFAAIFKKEAEFFQEILPLLNAELTTRGFGCLRMAKWFYSSLKKDEGMIFLEDLRSRGFKMFDRKKGMDVAHATLVLQELARFHAASLLLKATAPEKDLADRFTHIKVDWMNFPENVKKHFNDMFSIYILCSSELLHNMEGYEVAEQWLARHKNNSIDLIELQLARNSKFDVFCHGDCWMNNVLFRYNEDGDPVEVMLLDLQFNRVASPATDLNYFLCIGLHGNDRKANWRDFLSSYYDIFRSVMEAGGRDMPFSLEELHQEYRDKMEYGIIYAIFFLPFLLGEREDAPDIINMKEEVMSNFLEQIRHVTSNMMENNPDFRSRFLALFDDLNNREPRCHSIV, from the exons A TGGCGAGTGCAGGAGGCTCAGGAGCTGTCAGGCCCCAGGACAACATAACAGAAGCTCATGTGAAGGCGGCGCTGACGGCGGACAAGGGCAGCGAGGCCGACCTCGTTTCGTGGAGCGTTAAGGACTTCACACACAAGGGTGACAACTATATCACCATCGTCACCAGCGTCAGTGTCAAGTTCACCCTGGCAGGGAGGGAGTCGACGTCTTCCTATGTAATTAAACTCAAACCTCAAATGCCTCCTGGTGAAGTTTTATCAGAGTTTTTTGCAGCAATTTTCAAGAAAGAAGCAGAATTTTTCCAGGAAATCCTTCCACTACTCAACGCTGAACTAACGACCCGAGGGTTCGGCTGTTTACGGATGGCGAAGTGGTTCTATTCGTCATTAAAAAAGGACGAAGGGATGATTTTCTTAGAGGACCTCCGCTCACGTGGGTTTAAAATGTTTGACCGCAAGAAGGGAATGGACGTGGCCCACGCCACCCTCGTCCTGCAGGAGCTGGCCAGATTCCACGCCGCCTCTCTCCTGCTGAAGGCCACGGCACCCGAGAAAGACCTGGCAGACAGGTTCACACATATTAAAGTTGATTGGATGAACTTTCCAGAAAACGTTAAAAAACATTTCAATGATATGTTTTCTATCTATATACTGTGTAGTAGTGAGTTGTTACACAACATGGAAGGCTATGAGGTAGCAGAACAGTGGCTCGCCAGACACAAGAACAACAGTATTGatcttatcgagctccagctggcTAGAAATTCCAAGTTCGACGTCTTCTGCCATGGTGACTGCTGGATGAACAATGTGCTCTTCAG GTACAATGAGGATGGTGATCCCGTTGAGGTGATGCTCCTTGACCTCCAGTTTAACCGTGTGGCCTCCCCGGCCACCGACCTCAACTACTTCCTCTGCATAGGCCTCCACGGCAACGACAGGAAGGCCAACTGGCGGGACTTCCTCTCCTCCTACTACGACATCTTccggagtgtgatggaggccgggGGGAGGGACATGCCTTTCTCCCTGGAGGAGCTCCACCAGGAGTACAGAGACAAGATGGAATATGGGATCATTTACGCTATATTTTTTCTACCGTTTTTACTAGGCGAGAGGGAAGATGCGCCTGATATAATCAACATGAAGGAAGAAGTCATGTCAAACTTTCTGGAACAGATTCGACATGTTACAAGTAATATGATGGAAAATAATCCGGATTTTCGATCTCGATTCCTCGCCCTGTTTGATGACCTGAATAATCGGGAGCCAAGATGTCATAGTATTGTTTAG